Within Bacteroidota bacterium, the genomic segment CTGAATGCACCATGATTATTCCAGGGAAATCTTTGAAAATCCGTTCCAACATGTGCTGATCATCAACCAGCATATTTCCTGTTGATGCTCCCAGAAATACTTTGATACCCGGACTAGCAATTTCCAAAGCTTTTATGAGTTCATCCCAATTGGTATTGGTGGCTCCCATGTAAAATGAATAATTGGCAATGGAGTTTTTTTGTGCTAAATCAAATTTTGCTTTCAATGCCTCAATATTGGTCGTTTTGGGTTTGGTATTAGGCATTTCAATATAGGAGGTAATACCACCTGCAACAGCTGCTCTTGACTCTGAAAATATATCTGCTTTATGCGTTAAACCGGGCTCGCGAAAATGAACATGCACATCAATAGCACCGGGAATCATTATTTTTCCTTCCCCATTTATCTCAATAAAATCAGATTTTAGTGTTGAAATTAATGGGGCTATTTTTTCAATACGGTCGTTCTTTGTTAAAAGATCCGCATAAAAAATCCTTCCCGAATCAACAAGTTGGATGTTTTTTATCAGGAAGGATGTCATTAATATATTCTTGTTTCTAGTTGAATTTTATAACGATGGGCATTAAAAGCATGATCAGTTCTTCATCATCAGCGTGTGTGGCTGGAGTAATCGTGCCCGGACGGTTATGCGCTGTCAACGAAAGAACAATCTCATCAGAATCAGCACTACTCAGCATTTCAATTAGGAAACGTGCACTAAATCCGATTTCCATATCTTCTCCTGCATATTCACAGCTTAAACGTTCATGTGCCTCATTGGCATAATCCAAATCTTGTGAGGTCAATTGAAGTTCATTGCCAGTTATGTTAAACCTGACTTGATAGGTGGTTTTATTGGCGAAAATCTGGATACGCTTTAATGAATCGATTAAATCGTGACGGTTAATGGTCATGCGGTTTGGTAATTCAACAGGAATAGCTGAATTGTAATCAGGAAAGCGCTCGTCAATTAAACGACATACAATAGTCGTATCCTGAAACTTAAACAAGGCATTTACTTTATTGAATTGTACTTCAATCTCGTCCTCATCGCTACCCATATTGGATGCTTTTAAAACATTCAAAGCTTTGCGAGGAAGAATGAAGGAAGTAGGCTGATCGATGCCAATATTGCTTTTTTTGAATTTGACCAGTTTGTTACCATCGGTTGATACAAAAGTGATATCATCACTTCCCATATCAATAAACAGACCTGTTAATGCTGGTTTCAGTTCATCGTTTCCAACAGCAAAAAATGTATTGTTAATTGCATCTTGCATGATAGAAGAAGACAATTTAAACTCGGTAGCATCTTCTAATACAGGGAACTTTGGAAAATCTTCTGCAACTTCTCCTGTAATTTTATATTTACCATTGTCTGATTTCAGCTCAATAGAATTAT encodes:
- the dnaN gene encoding DNA polymerase III subunit beta, giving the protein MKFIASTGTLLKQLQIINGVISSKVVIPILEYFLFEVDNEKLRIVGTDLEVSIQGSIPVESKEAGKIAIPAKMIIDILKTLPEQPITFTINEDNNSIELKSDNGKYKITGEVAEDFPKFPVLEDATEFKLSSSIMQDAINNTFFAVGNDELKPALTGLFIDMGSDDITFVSTDGNKLVKFKKSNIGIDQPTSFILPRKALNVLKASNMGSDEDEIEVQFNKVNALFKFQDTTIVCRLIDERFPDYNSAIPVELPNRMTINRHDLIDSLKRIQIFANKTTYQVRFNITGNELQLTSQDLDYANEAHERLSCEYAGEDMEIGFSARFLIEMLSSADSDEIVLSLTAHNRPGTITPATHADDEELIMLLMPIVIKFN